A stretch of DNA from Odontesthes bonariensis isolate fOdoBon6 chromosome 5, fOdoBon6.hap1, whole genome shotgun sequence:
tatcgattccagtgggcgccaATGACGTCCATGAATGAAGTCCAgtgcagccaacagtaaacatggcgcccaagcggtacaaacgctcgaaagtttggttacacatccctaaaaaagacgacaacagggcaacttgtaaagtgaatatttcaccaaagggaggaaatactaccaacacacaataactatgaatgaatgtcgtgttttcgatccgctccggactaacgttggtgaatctgaacccagcaacgttagcaacgttagcatgtcctcggctgaCGGGCAGCTGTCCCTTTAACGTGAAAGGGATTGACCCCGGATTCCAGATTAGCGACACTCTCTGGCATAAGATTAGCTTTAAATTCCTTCTCTGAATGAATCAGGAGGAGCGAGCCCAAAAATAGAAGctctggaggaaaaaaacaaaacaaacaaacatcctTCCACCTTATTCGCGTCAGCTGCTGTTGACTCTGAGTGTCTTATTCACGTGGAACGGTGGGCAGAGATGATGTTACACAAGTGGCTGTTAACATTGTTATGGAAAGGTCACCGAGGGAAAAGATTTGCCTTTTTAGCCAACAGCTCTTTTAGTCTTTAATCACTTATTTTCAGTTAACATTTATGTAAAAGTACTTTATTTCTGCAGACCTTTACAGACGATCATTACGGTGggccaaagtgctttacagcaggtgataaataaagagaagaaggagtaaaaacaaataaaaaacaataaaagaacagtgaaagcaataaaatacaacaaaatcgaataagataaaataagattaaagtgttatcaatcctaaataagtaggttttcagcctagatttgaagaggcccacaTTTATGACCACCAAATCCTGCTAACATTGTGTCTTATTTTAACTCTAAATGCTGCTTTaaggtattattattgttgttgttaatatacaatcattgtaaatattaatatttttttgagctacttgactactttgaatttcccccattgggggatgaataaagtatttttctattctatttctaagaGTTGATGACTGAATCTCCTCGGTTTCCCTGGGAGCACATTAGATGTTTAATAGAATATAGAATCAAACTCGTAGCTTCTGTTTGGTAAAGACGTTACCCTGTGAAATCGCACCGTAAAACACTCAAACACGGTATTCATACGAGCCCCCTTCCTGTCGTTTTGATTTTGAACTTCTTTGTGTTGaggaaacagaaccaaaagTAGAATCTGGAGCAGCAACACTCAGTAAAAGCTGTTCCAGAGTGCtgtttcccatcctgttccagcaGCTTCCTTTAacgctttgggaactgaggacgctgattgttgcagtttttcagaggaatctgggtccattcgtgctgaatcccagatttcagctgctcagcggTCCCTGGTTGTTGTTGCCTGGTTCGgctcttcatgatgctccgtacatgttcagcaggagacagatgtggacagatgtggacagatgtggactgcaggcaggccagtggagctcacacactctgtgtgtgtgaagccacgcttatggaagtttttctgtgccattaGAGTTcgaatatgaatttctaatattgaatttttacagcatcaaaatcagactttgaatttaaaaaaccaacagtgtaaaaaaaaaaatcaatttctaaaaacaaaaatcagtgtaaaaaaaattcaacatctaaaaaaaaaattgtgtgtaacttgattggctgccgttggatgaattgagacagagatcgattgcttctccctgtttacccggatgttgagtctggttctttttccactgaatttttttaaatttaattttttttccattgaattttttgaagtttgaATTTTATTCTATTGAattgttttccattgaattttttttccattgaatttttttaagttgaattttattctattgaattgtttttcattgaatttttttccattgaatgttttttaacaaaaaatttttttcctttgaatttttttccattgaattttattctattgaattttttttcattgaattttttgaagttgaattttatttacactgatttttgtttttagaaatagattatttattttttttttaaactttttttttttttgcctttccaCTCTGAGGTTTCccccagactccctgaatcttttcagagtattctgctctgtagatgcTGAAAGGCCTAGTGACgtttctctgatggagtttggcaCAAAGTGGTGAGCCACTAAACCTTTGCTGGATGCTCACCTGTCAGCAGTTAATCTGCTGATGATTTCTGAATCTTCCAGAACATTCTTCCATGCCCTTTAAACTTCTTTCTTTGCCTCTCGACTCCCTCTGGGTGTGTTGCATTGCTTTGTTTTCAAAATACAAAGAAGTTGGTGggtgaaaacactgaaaaacgaTTTATTTCAAACCAATTTTAAGTTGTTTAATCGTGTATTTCCACTTTGTAActtgttttgttgtctttttttgttccaGTGTTGCTCTTTCTTTGGAGGCCAAGCTCCAGATGTTGCACACTTACCTGACGGTGGCCTGGCTGCCACTGCCCTGCGAGGTAATAAACAACGTGTTTGCAACTCAAACCACTTAAACCAGCTCAGACTACAGGAAGTTTGTTCGGCTCAAAAATAGTCAAGGATTCCAAGAAATGGAACCAAATCCCGACATAATCCGAGGAGCTGAGGGACACCGAGTGTTACAGCCACTTTGATTACTTTCCTTTTCCATCAGAGCAGCTGTGTCCCGCCTGCTGTTCATGAACATGTGTGGAAAACAGGCTGCAGGTTGGGTCACAGAGCCACGCCATGCTCAGAGGGACAAAGGTCCTCTTGTGTCCTTCATACCAACACAGGGACAAACTTCATGGTTCTGTGGCAGCACAGAGGTTCCTTTACTCGTGCCACAGGATGCAGTTAACCACAGGATCAGTAGCTGGTGTCCGTCCTGCCATGTCCGAATAAACCATTCTTTATTTAAGTGCCTCCAGTTTGTTGGTAGATGTGAAAAGAttaaggctgggcaacgattaaaatgtttaatctaattaatcacatgatttctctgattaatGACCATTAATCGCATttatacgcaaaatccaaaaatgaatccaaaagtagtgtatagcttttagcatttagttttattttaaatgtgctgccatatgaatgaaagtgccataacatttgttgtgcaaacacactttaacatcagcatctttctgtagtttttatgtagaagcctcgctccactgtctgtttccttgaatgacttgctgctatcagttgtgtgttttgcctttaagtgatattttagactggaactactacgctgagaagacaattcaacttggcagtgtttacagatgactttggttctgtcgactccgccgtctggaagaactttaaaatgaaaatggccgagtaaaagttccgtacccttctccatgtttggtggatccgacgattactttcttttcctgttccacagcagacagcagcagacttttacaaaataaaagcctgtgagcagcagacttttacaaaataaaagcctgtgagcgacagacttttacaataataaaataaataataaaacagggtccgtggcgtagtgggttttTTGCCCCccctttcctatccattaattacccaaattattattattttttatttttaaaattaaaaataaataaataaaacctgcgtttatgcgcaataaaatatttgtcagcgttaaataattaacgagttaactctccCAGCCCTGACACCTGGACATTGAGTCATCTGTGGGAACAGAAACCGCTCTATGAATCActcttttgacattttttcctGATACCTCTACTTCATGAAAACTAAACTCTGTCTCATGAATGTTCACTTGTTCAGTGACCTGaagatgtctttttgtttttatccctCTCAGCAGGCCCCACTGGCCCAGCCGGAGTCTCCCACCGCCTCGGCAGGAGAGGACGCCAGAACGCCTCCCGACTCAGGAGAGTCGGACAAGGAGTCGGTCAGCAGCAGCTCCAACGGCAACGGAGACGCCACCACGGCATCGGCGGTGAACGGGAGCGGGTCTCTGGCCAAGAACaactcctcttcttcctccagtTCCTCCAGCAGCGCGTCAGGGAAGGACAAAACCAAGAAGGAGAAGGATAAAGACAAGAAGAGGGCGGACTCTGTGGCCAACAAGCTCGGCAGCTTTGGCAAGAGCCTCGGGAGCAAGCTGAAGAAAAACGTGGGCGGGCTGATGACGGGAAAGAACGCCGGGGCGGGCGGGGCCAAGCAGGAGGCCGGGGAGAAGAAGAAGGGCTCGTTTCGGGCGAGGAAGGGCAGCAAAGACAGCTCGCCTTCGGCCCAGGCCTCGGAGGATTCTGGGAAAGGCTCCCCGTCCTCGGgcagcgagcgcctggtgggGACGGGCAGCAGCATGAGCAGCAGCGGCGGCAGCAGCACGGAGGGCGAGAACTACAAGTACAGCGCCGACGTGAAGGTCAGCCTGGGCATCCTGCGGGCCGCCATGCAGGGCGAGAGGAAATTCGTCTTCGCCAGCCTGCTGGCCACCAGCAACCGGCAGCCCTTCCAGGAGGAGATGATCCAGCGCTACCTCGCCGACGCCGAGGAACGCTTCCGGGcggagcaggagcagcagcgccGCGACGCCGAGAGGAAAGGCGCCAATAACATCAACCAGCCGTCCAAGAAGGAGGCGGCGGGCGGCGCCGAGCCGAGTTACCGGCCGTACGAGGCCAAAGAGGAGCTGTCGGAGAACTCGTTGCCTTCCTTCAACCCGCTCAAGTCGGCTCCTTTGAGTCCCTCCATGTACGCTGTGGTTCCCATCCCTCGGCCCTCTTTCATAGACCAGCCCCCCGCCGCGGCCCCCCTGACGCAGCACCTCCACATGCACAGCTACCTGGACACCCGGCGCCAGCTGGCCGGCGGCTCTCCGGCCGCCTCGTACCCGGGCCTCCCCTCGTACGCCACGCTCCCCCGGCACTGCCCCGCCACACAAGGCGTCCCCTCCCATCTGCAGTACACTAACTCCCTCAGCCCCTCCCGCGTCGCCCCCTCGTACCCCCCGGAGTTCGACCCCCCGGACTACCCCGGGGCCGAACCCGTCGGCGGGAGCTACACCAACGGCTTCCGGGACCTGAGCTCCAGCCTGGACCCTCGGGGCGGGCAGCCCCCGGTTAGACACTACTCGCTGGGCAGCGCGGGCGGCCTGAGCGGCCTGCAGTCCAGCCGCTGCCGGACGCCCAGCTGCACCTACTACGGACACCCCGAGACGGGAAACTACTGCTCCTACTGCTACAGAGAAGAGCTGAAGAAGAGGGAGCCGGAGCCGGCCATCCACAGGTTCTGAACCCGCCCGGCTGTGGGGCTGGGATTTTTGAAGagtggcctttttttttgtgtttcaattaaaaaaaaaacagcgactggagcagagcagcctctgaaaGGACGAGAGAAAGAAGGCGGCAgtctttctcctcctttttttAAAGCTGCGTCGTTTCCTGTGACGGGAGTCGGAGTAAACGGGGGGCTTTCTGGCTCCCCCGTTAGACCACAGAATAAACTAACTGCACTTCTGTTACATTTTGCTGTGGCTCTTATGCAGGTGTTGTgtatgagtgtgtttgtgtgtgtgtgtaaactaCAGGCCCTCCTCCCTCGTAAGAGTCGAACGCCTCGCTGCTGTCTCCCTCTAGTGGAGAGAATGTATACGGCAGGCGCCGTACATGACACTAAGCAACATGCACACATACCGCACACGCCACGTTCCGCTCGCACTACGACACACACGCCGAGCAACGCAAGCACAAGCTGTAAAAGGCACGAGTCTCCACTCCGTACGGGGTCTGTAATAATGTTCGGCTTAGGTGATTAAGGGTCATTTCAGTGTTACGCAGATACTGCTCGCATCAAACGTACCTCTGGGAAACGGCGAGTTCGTCCTCGCCAAGTCGCGGACTGAAACCACGGGCTGCTGCGGTGCTAACGCCACAGAATGCAAAGTCGTACACGTCCGTGCGTTGTCCGCTACTTTTCCGATTCACGAAGATGTCAGCCTTCTGAGAACGGGTTGAGTTTATCAGCCGGAGCCAAGGCAACGATCCCGTTCCCAGAGCCGGGTTCAGAGTTTTCTTTTTTACGTCTTTATTGGAACGTTTCTCTTTGTTCGAGGTCTTCCCGTTTCTGTGAGAAtcgtttgtgtgttttgtttttttctcccactTCAGGGTCAAAGGTCAGCGATGCAAAGCGACACATTTCCACGCGCGTGTGCGATCACACCCGGCTTTAACGCGCGCTCCTGAGTGATCCCGTCAGTCAGCCGAGAGTCAGATCTCTAACGCATTCAGTTTGTTTTCACTCTTATTTTAATCTGCCCAGATGTGAGATGAAGGAAGTGAAATGGAATCAGTTCTTATTGATCTTAACGGAGCTCGGTGTCCACACGGCTCTTTTTAAAAGAACGCACACGCCTTGAATAGGAGCACATATGCGTCATGAGATTCTTGTGATGGATGCAAATCATTTTACGATACAGTTATCAAAGCTTAGCTAAATGACAcaactcccttttttttttttctttattcggATATATTCCCACACAAATTTCCCATCGGATGGCAGCTGTGCCATCCTCATATTTTCCCCATGCAGTAGCTGTAAATGAGCTCGTTGGGGCCGAGGCCCGTTAAAAAGGCGACTCCGGGGACCCTCGGGACAGATTGGGTGGACGGAGCAGCTGCCAGCACAGCTGAACACAAAGGACGAGCGGGAAGCTTTCTGCCAATGATTCATCCTCTGAGTTTGGACACTGTTTGCATTCTGGGGAAAGCCTCCCGTCCGATCAGTCACTGGGTCCCAGGACAGTGTTAGGCTTCTGTTCAGTGTTCTGTATTTACAGCTGTATTTAGCTGTATTTACATCTGTATTTACAGCTGTATTTACATCTGTATTTACAGCTGTATTTATCTGTATTTACAGCTGTATTTACAGCTGTATTTAGCTGTATTTACATCTGTATTTAGCTGTATTTACATCTGTATTTAGCTGTATTTACATCTGTATTTACAGCTGTATTTAGCTGTATTTACATCTGTATTTACAGCTGTATTTAGCTGTATTTACATCTGTATTTACATCTGTATTTAGCTGTATTTACAGCTGTATTTAGCTGTATTTACATCTGTATTTAGCTGTATTTACATCTGTATTTACAGCTGTATTTACAGCTGTATTTACAGCTGTATTTATCTGTATttacatctgtatttatctgtatttacatctgtatttacagctgtatttatctgtatttatctgtatTTACAGCTGTATTTACATCTGTATTTACATCTGTATTTAGCTGTATTTACATCTGTATTTACATCTGTATTTAGCTGTATTTACATTTGTATTTACAGCTGTATTTACATTTGTATTTACATTTGTATTTACATCTGTATTTACAGCTGTATTTACATCTGTATTTAGCTGTATTTACAGCTGTATTTACAGCTGTATTTAGCTGTATTTACATCTGTATTTACAGCTGTATTTAGCTGTATTTACAGCTGTATTTATCTGTATTTACAGCTGTATTTAGCTGTATTTACATCTGTATTTACAGCTGTATTTATCTGTATTTACAGCTGTATTTATCTGTATTTACAGCTGTATTTACATCTGTATTTAGCTGTATTTACATCTGTATTTACAGCTGTATTTATCTGTATTTACATCTGTATTTACATTTGTATTTACATCTGTATTTACATTTGTATTTACATTTGTATTTACAACTGTAAATACAAATGTAAATACAGCTGTATTTACAGCTGTATTTACATTTGTATTTACATCTGTATTTACATTTGTATTTACATTTGTATTTACAACTGTAAATACAAATGTAAATACAGCTGTATTTACAGCTGTATTTACATTTGTATTCACATCTGTATTTACATCTGTATTTACATCTGTATTTAGCTGTATTTACATCTGTATTTACATCTGTATTTAGCTGTATTTACATCTGTATTTACAGCTGTATTTATCTGTATTTACATCTGTATTTACATTTGTATTTACATCTGTATTCACATCTGTATTTACATTTGTATTTACATTTGTATTTACAGCTGTATTTACATCTGTATTTACATTTGTATTTACAGCTGTATTTACATATGTATTTACATATGTATTTTACATCTGTATTTACAGCTGTATTTACATATGTATTTTACATCTGTATTTACAGCTGTATTTACAGCTGTATTTACAGCTGTATTTACAGCTGTATTTACATATGTATTTTACATCTGTATTTACAGCTGTATTTACATCTGTATTTACATATGTATTTTACATCTGTATTTACAGCTGTATTTACAGCTGTATTTACATCTGTATTTACATATGTATTTTACATCTGTATTTACAGCTGTATTTATCTGTATTTACATCTGTAATTACATCTGTATTTACATCTGTATTTACAGATGTATTTACAGCTGTATTTACAGCTGTAAATACATCTGTATTTACAGCTGTATTTATCTGTATTTACATTTGTATTTACATCTGTATTTACAGATGTATTTACAGCTGTATTTACAGATGTAAATACATCTGTATTTACAGATGTATTTACATCTGTATTTACATCTGTATTTAGCTGTATTTACATCTGTATTTACAGCTGTATTTATCTGTATTTACAGCTGTATTTACATCTGTATTTAGCTGTATTTACATCTGTATTTACAGCTGTATTTATCTGTATTTACATCTGTATTTACATTTGTATTTACATCTGTATTCACATCTGTATTTACATTTGTATTTACATTTGTATTTACAGCTGTATTTACATCTGTATTTACATTTGTATTTACAGCTGTATTTACATATGTATTTACATCTGTATTTACATTTGTATTTACAGCTGTATTTACAGCTGTATTTACATATGTATTTTACATCTGTATTTACAGCTGTATTTACATCTGTATTTACATATGTATTTTACATCTGTATTTACAGCTGTATTTACAGCTGTATTTACATCTGTATTTACATATGTATTTTACATCTGTATTTACAGCTGTATTTATCTGTATTTACATCTGTAATTACATCTGTATTTACATCTGTATTTACAGATGTATTTACAGCTGTATTTATCTGTATTTACATTTGTATTTACATCTGTATTTACAGATGTATTTACAGCTGTATTTACATCTGTATTTACATCTGTATGTACATCTGTCCACTTCTGATCGATCACTCAGAGAACGCAGTTGATGCCAGATGTGAACATGGCCTCGTTTTTGTCGAGATTTATCTGAAAACGACTGTTTCTTACGACCTCGTAACTTCCCGAAAAATTTGACTTTAAAGTTTTGCGTCCCTGGTTTCCTGAGCAAAACAAAACTTCCTTTTAATGTTTATCGGTCTCGTCATTCGCTGCAAATCCAGAAGTTCTACTCCAggcgctttctttccttttgggTGTCCTTTTCTGTCTGATCCAAACTTTTTGCACAATTCAAGCACTTTCTAGATGTGCATCGATACGTTAGATAAGTTTGACTTTTTCTCAAAGCGCCTGGTCGTCCCTGGATGGTCTCTGCAGAATAATGAGCACGGGctggaggcttttatttttaaaactccacctccagcatcactgactaACTCAGCGTCTCGGTTGCCTTTTTTCAGCATTTATCCTCAGACATCCGCTGCTTTTGATCGAATTCTGTTATCCTGTTAGTGAGGAGTATAAATAAGTTGATAATGGAGCGCTTCAGTCAGAGTCTTCCTTCGAAATGACTACTAAATTACTTTAAACGTGTAATTATTTCCCCTCAGATAAGCCATGGTGTTGGATTCCTGTTTGTGGGAACAACTCTAGTTGCTCCActacgtttttttttgttcttttttctttgaggtTCTTAGAAAAGCACAATTCAGTATGCAATTCACTGCCTTGCCCAGTTGGGGGCgctgttgttttcctttttaactCTGTGTTTGCTCCTGACCTCCACCCAACTACAGACTAAACTAACCAAAATGATGAGGGGAAATGCTCAGCAGAGCGAGTTTAACACTTTGTATTTAAGAGTTGCTGCTTAAAGAAGGAGGGACTCTTTCTGCCGTGCTTTGTGATCACAATAAAACACTCAAACTTCACCGTTTCCTAACTTAACATTTGCTGTGTGAATGTTGAAACCCATTAAATGTTTTCATAGTTTTGGGAAGATAATTCCTGTTTGTGTTTCCTCCAGAGGAACGATCAGCTCACAGACCGTcggttctctttttttttttctcatggtttttgttctttttatctttttatttctgcGGTGAAACAGATGCCTCCAAAAACATCAGACTTTTACAGGTTACGAagactttttttgtatttaaagatttcagaagaagaagaaaacaaaaaaaaaagcggtGGAGAGGTTGTACAAATATGTTCCGACTTATTTTTGTAAGCCCGAAGTTTTACAGTGTTTTTAAAAGGGTAAGAATGTATATTGTTGGATAATAAGCTTGTAAGAGCCTGGATTCGGGGAAGAATCTGTTAACCAGAATGAGACATTCTTACTGTTGAAGGAAACCCCCAGAAGGGCCTTTTCATACGTGAGGCTCCTTCGTTACGAACTAATTTCCTCAAACAAtttgagaaaaaataaataaatatatatatgtatatgtgtgtatgtatatatatatatatatatatatatatatatatatatatatatattaatagtgctatttttttaaataggttTCCTTGTGGAAAGTTTAGCTGAGATAACTTAGGATGTTCTTTCTCACACGGCTAATGGTCTCGCAGTCTGgcttttagttgtttgtttttaaatacgTTTACTTTTTAAACTCCGCAGCTACGCTGAAACGTCACGTTTTCGTCGACTCGGTTGATTTCCTCCAAACCGGAAGAGAAAATGGCTCAGAATAAGTTGGCctgatatatttttatatattgtaCAACACTGTCGTTTCATCATTGATGACGTTTAACATGGAATACTTCGAGTTGCATGGGACTGGAACTGTTGCATGTATATGGCGAAAAACATGTTACCAAATTTGTGCATTATTTGAACttgattttttctgtttttcttttttttttttatcgttctaattttatttttccttcgtgaggagagccccccccccccccccccccccccaaggctGTGTGACAGTGCAATCTGGATAGAAAGAACATCAGATTTTATGTTAggttattattataattattttttgcACCGTTTGAATAA
This window harbors:
- the otud7b gene encoding OTU domain-containing protein 7B isoform X4, which encodes MTVDMDAVLSDFVRSTGAEPGLARDLLEGKNWDFTAALSDFEQLRQVHAGSLTYSFPEERTYLPSEKEMARVGRPILHRQDEVVQAATEKRLSRGISHASSTIVSLARSHVSNTAGSSNEPLLDTPLCTFQLPDLTVYRDDFRGFIERDLIEQSMMVALEHAGRLNWWTKVVPNCQSLLPLATSGDGNCLLHAASLGMWGFHDRDLMLRKSLYALMDHGLEREALKRRWRWQQTQQNKESGLVYTEEEWQKEWNELLKLASSEPRIHYSTNGTNGAESSDEPVYESLEEFHVFVLAHVLRRPIVVVADTMLRDSGGEAFAPIPFGGIYLPLEVPAAKCHRSPLVLAYDQAHFSALVSMEQKDSSKEQAVVIPLTDSEHKMLPLHFAVDPGKDWEWGKDDTDNVMLASVALSLEAKLQMLHTYLTVAWLPLPCEAPLAQPESPTASAGEDARTPPDSGESDKESVSSSSNGNGDATTASAVNGSGSLAKNNSSSSSSSSSSASGKDKTKKEKDKDKKRADSVANKLGSFGKSLGSKLKKNVGGLMTGKNAGAGGAKQEAGEKKKGSFRARKGSKDSSPSAQASEDSGKGSPSSGSERLVGTGSSMSSSGGSSTEGENYKYSADVKVSLGILRAAMQGERKFVFASLLATSNRQPFQEEMIQRYLADAEERFRAEQEQQRRDAERKGANNINQPSKKEAAGGAEPSYRPYEAKEELSENSLPSFNPLKSAPLSPSMYAVVPIPRPSFIDQPPAAAPLTQHLHMHSYLDTRRQLAGGSPAASYPGLPSYATLPRHCPATQGVPSHLQYTNSLSPSRVAPSYPPEFDPPDYPGAEPVGGSYTNGFRDLSSSLDPRGGQPPVRHYSLGSAGGLSGLQSSRCRTPSCTYYGHPETGNYCSYCYREELKKREPEPAIHRF
- the otud7b gene encoding OTU domain-containing protein 7B isoform X5, translating into MTVDMDAVLSDFVRSTGAEPGLARDLLEGKNWDFTAALSDFEQLRQVHAGSLTYSFPEERTYLPSEKEMARVGRPILHRQDEVVQATEKRLSRGISHASSTIVSLARSHVSNTAGSSNEPLLDTPLCTFQLPDLTVYRDDFRGFIERDLIEQSMMVALEHAGRLNWWTKVVPNCQSLLPLATSGDGNCLLHAASLGMWGFHDRDLMLRKSLYALMDHGLEREALKRRWRWQQTQQNKESGLVYTEEEWQKEWNELLKLASSEPRIHYSTNGTNGAESSDEPVYESLEEFHVFVLAHVLRRPIVVVADTMLRDSGGEAFAPIPFGGIYLPLEVPAAKCHRSPLVLAYDQAHFSALVSMEQKDSSKEQVVIPLTDSEHKMLPLHFAVDPGKDWEWGKDDTDNVMLASVALSLEAKLQMLHTYLTVAWLPLPCEQAPLAQPESPTASAGEDARTPPDSGESDKESVSSSSNGNGDATTASAVNGSGSLAKNNSSSSSSSSSSASGKDKTKKEKDKDKKRADSVANKLGSFGKSLGSKLKKNVGGLMTGKNAGAGGAKQEAGEKKKGSFRARKGSKDSSPSAQASEDSGKGSPSSGSERLVGTGSSMSSSGGSSTEGENYKYSADVKVSLGILRAAMQGERKFVFASLLATSNRQPFQEEMIQRYLADAEERFRAEQEQQRRDAERKGANNINQPSKKEAAGGAEPSYRPYEAKEELSENSLPSFNPLKSAPLSPSMYAVVPIPRPSFIDQPPAAAPLTQHLHMHSYLDTRRQLAGGSPAASYPGLPSYATLPRHCPATQGVPSHLQYTNSLSPSRVAPSYPPEFDPPDYPGAEPVGGSYTNGFRDLSSSLDPRGGQPPVRHYSLGSAGGLSGLQSSRCRTPSCTYYGHPETGNYCSYCYREELKKREPEPAIHRF
- the otud7b gene encoding OTU domain-containing protein 7B isoform X1, with amino-acid sequence MTVDMDAVLSDFVRSTGAEPGLARDLLEGKNWDFTAALSDFEQLRQVHAGSLTYSFPEERTYLPSEKEMARVGRPILHRQDEVVQAATEKRLSRGISHASSTIVSLARSHVSNTAGSSNEPLLDTPLCTFQLPDLTVYRDDFRGFIERDLIEQSMMVALEHAGRLNWWTKVVPNCQSLLPLATSGDGNCLLHAASLGMWGFHDRDLMLRKSLYALMDHGLEREALKRRWRWQQTQQNKESGLVYTEEEWQKEWNELLKLASSEPRIHYSTNGTNGAESSDEPVYESLEEFHVFVLAHVLRRPIVVVADTMLRDSGGEAFAPIPFGGIYLPLEVPAAKCHRSPLVLAYDQAHFSALVSMEQKDSSKEQAVVIPLTDSEHKMLPLHFAVDPGKDWEWGKDDTDNVMLASVALSLEAKLQMLHTYLTVAWLPLPCEQAPLAQPESPTASAGEDARTPPDSGESDKESVSSSSNGNGDATTASAVNGSGSLAKNNSSSSSSSSSSASGKDKTKKEKDKDKKRADSVANKLGSFGKSLGSKLKKNVGGLMTGKNAGAGGAKQEAGEKKKGSFRARKGSKDSSPSAQASEDSGKGSPSSGSERLVGTGSSMSSSGGSSTEGENYKYSADVKVSLGILRAAMQGERKFVFASLLATSNRQPFQEEMIQRYLADAEERFRAEQEQQRRDAERKGANNINQPSKKEAAGGAEPSYRPYEAKEELSENSLPSFNPLKSAPLSPSMYAVVPIPRPSFIDQPPAAAPLTQHLHMHSYLDTRRQLAGGSPAASYPGLPSYATLPRHCPATQGVPSHLQYTNSLSPSRVAPSYPPEFDPPDYPGAEPVGGSYTNGFRDLSSSLDPRGGQPPVRHYSLGSAGGLSGLQSSRCRTPSCTYYGHPETGNYCSYCYREELKKREPEPAIHRF
- the otud7b gene encoding OTU domain-containing protein 7B isoform X2, with protein sequence MTVDMDAVLSDFVRSTGAEPGLARDLLEGKNWDFTAALSDFEQLRQVHAGSLTYSFPEERTYLPSEKEMARVGRPILHRQDEVVQAATEKRLSRGISHASSTIVSLARSHVSNTAGSSNEPLLDTPLCTFQLPDLTVYRDDFRGFIERDLIEQSMMVALEHAGRLNWWTKVVPNCQSLLPLATSGDGNCLLHAASLGMWGFHDRDLMLRKSLYALMDHGLEREALKRRWRWQQTQQNKESGLVYTEEEWQKEWNELLKLASSEPRIHYSTNGTNGAESSDEPVYESLEEFHVFVLAHVLRRPIVVVADTMLRDSGGEAFAPIPFGGIYLPLEVPAAKCHRSPLVLAYDQAHFSALVSMEQKDSSKEQVVIPLTDSEHKMLPLHFAVDPGKDWEWGKDDTDNVMLASVALSLEAKLQMLHTYLTVAWLPLPCEQAPLAQPESPTASAGEDARTPPDSGESDKESVSSSSNGNGDATTASAVNGSGSLAKNNSSSSSSSSSSASGKDKTKKEKDKDKKRADSVANKLGSFGKSLGSKLKKNVGGLMTGKNAGAGGAKQEAGEKKKGSFRARKGSKDSSPSAQASEDSGKGSPSSGSERLVGTGSSMSSSGGSSTEGENYKYSADVKVSLGILRAAMQGERKFVFASLLATSNRQPFQEEMIQRYLADAEERFRAEQEQQRRDAERKGANNINQPSKKEAAGGAEPSYRPYEAKEELSENSLPSFNPLKSAPLSPSMYAVVPIPRPSFIDQPPAAAPLTQHLHMHSYLDTRRQLAGGSPAASYPGLPSYATLPRHCPATQGVPSHLQYTNSLSPSRVAPSYPPEFDPPDYPGAEPVGGSYTNGFRDLSSSLDPRGGQPPVRHYSLGSAGGLSGLQSSRCRTPSCTYYGHPETGNYCSYCYREELKKREPEPAIHRF